The nucleotide sequence TTTATTTTTACTTTCTAAGATCCTAAAACTTAGTTTTAATCATAGTGAGCTAGTTGAACCTAGAGAGGGAAGTAATTTGAAAGTGAAGGAAGATTTTAGAGTGATGACTTATGATGAGAAGTGCGGAAATGTTGGAAATATATGAATGATGACAATGTTGAATGAATTTGAGATAATATGGGAGATGATTTAACGATGATAATGACAATGAATAATTTTGAATGAAGTAAAATACTATGTgatgatgagaatgaacttgatttgaaattattttttgggatcgtggttatttactACCCACCAGATTTGATATGAAATTAttttgtggggatcgtggttatttaccaCACACGTGTGTACTGTTTTCCAATTGAAAACGTCTGTAAAGATCGAGGTGGTTTACCGCTCGCAGATGGTGGGGATCGAGCTAGTTTACCGCTCACCAGTTTTCAAGAGGACGATGCTCGGGTTAGCTactggacatgtcgggttggctatataatcgacagatgagactcattagccatagggtaggcatacatcatatgcatatgcgTGTTTTGTTTAATTGTGTATTAATTGGGCTTGTCgatgtgattattatgcttacctgctatatttgctacctgctgtatctgtatcctatttgtgtttgctttgTCTATATTGCTTGTCTGTGCACTAGAGctttggaggattggaggaaggcgAGAAGTTGAGGGAATAAGTAGAATTAAGTTAGACTTAGGAACCTTAGATAGCTCATCTTGTATTATGGTTTTAAACTTAACTCTAAACTTTATATCTGAGTGTCaaagttctaggatcgcctttGGCTTTCCTGGGactttatatattatgtatatgggaaccattaccatgctgagaactccCGATTCTCATCCCATACATATGTTGTcacttttcagatgcaggtcgggagGCACCTCACTAAGGGTCTGAAAGTTCCTAAATCCTAATGCAAGCAAAGTTGGGGatgttatattttgttattttgctatgtatatatgtatatagactcTTCTCCATGTGTACATTATGTTTAATCCTCATAGAGgcttttatggagaactaggtacttattttatgtattttgggtatatatattctctggccagccttgGTTTCGCAAGTCGAGCTTGGAGTTTGATATTTTGTACCTTTAATATTCTACTCTCTATGTTTTCACTCTTTACCCtttttttgtgtttgattttcgtTTGCATAAGTGTTGTGCTTTTTGTTTTACGACTTTTGTTTAAACTTCCTTTTCAAGgctctattttacgacttaaacgtaaagttctgtgtggtaggatgttaTAGTGAGACGCCTCTGATTCTTGCTGTGAGGGACGGAATAACGTTGACCACTGTGGCTGATGAATAATGGAGTGCCGCCAACGAGAGGTTTTGAGAGTGTGGGTGTGCAGTGATCAACAAGATAAGAAGGAAGATGGTTAAAAATTGAAAAGTAAAAATTAGGATTTTGATGAAGATGGAGTATCTTTTTATCTTAATAGGCTAAATCTGCGACATATTATTTGCGTTGTTCACAATCTTTATTGTCTATCTAGATATACATAACATAGGTATTGTATGGATGTGCCTTCTTACTTTTCCTGTAGTTAATAATGGAAGGAATCCCGCTAAGGAGACAATGAGAAATCTtaacaatgtgtacaatgggttagttatttagcccaatagggataaataataaaaatcactCCACAGATTACCTAAATTCAAAAACTCTCATTCAACTATTTtacatcaaatttcaaatttcaaatcccttgatttcaaaaaaataaccatctaaAATCCTAATTTACTAAAGTATTTTACTCCAatgctctcttctttttcaaccggcggccaccccaccttcatcaataatcatcccacTTCATCGTCGTTGCTTGACTTGCCACACGCCACTCACCCTTAGTAAAAATAATcatccacttaaggataaaaataatcatccgcatacctaatgaattgaacatctaacatattttaattatatataactaaatccaatccaatcaaaataatcatctacataaaaattaaaataaccatccgcatacctactaaattgaccattaaaatagaagaagaagatgatgatgaataaaCAGAAGAAGCAACTATGATCATCaaacaatttaatttttatttaaaaaaaatgtataatttGACACATGAATCTTATGATTTGATGTAACCATAAAACTggagaaacaaaaaatagaaaaaaaaacttGAATAGATGAGGAGACATGAGTGAGaatcaaaagtaagtaattgagtGTTTGATTTAATATTGTCTTCAAGCACGCGTGTGTTACATCCACCATATTCACACGGTTAATTCAAACAGCGACATCGTTGAGCTTTTGGCAGCGTATGCGAAAACCCGTAGTAGCATCGGCTGGAGTTTGCGGTAGCGTCGACAGCACGGTCGGCCGGGAGAGATTGCAACGGTGTAGATGAGGCTGCGGTAGCAAGAGGGACACTGAAAATTGAGAATATATAATGAGAATAGGAGTAACCGTCCATATTGTAAATGAGTTTAATTGTTATGAGCGACAGTAGCTGCTGTCGGTGGCAGTACAATACTGTTAAAATAGGAAGAAATTGGACGAAAAAGAAATCACAtcacataaaaaagaaaaaaaccatTTTTATAGAAATACGTAACTGTTAcaaatctttatttattttaaattttaaattaaaaattattaaaaattaattaatttaattattatttgatgttaattttaattttaccctTATTATACACATTATACATTAAATTCATTGGTCCCatactttttcttcttccagtACTTCCTCTGGTGGAAATGGTTGAATTAATCAAAGCAAACGGGTAACCTGGGAATATAAATTAGCAATACATTAGTCACGTGATAGCGAACAAAAAATCAAAGGAAATGGGTGTGGCGTAAATTATGACCGACCAATTTAATTATAGGTGGGAGGTCTATATCTTAGGCTATGATCGCCCTAATTGTAAATGTAGAAGGGTGTGCGTGGTGTGGAGGAGAGTGAATAGCAGAGATTATTGTTACGTTGTAAGCGGTGGCATACTTACTTGAATTTGTTGTTGTCGTTTTACTTTTACTTACCGTGCAGGCAGTGACTAGTGAGGCTGCTTACGAACACAAATTTGTCTTTTTAATATGTACGTCACTTCACTGTCAGCAATGGCGCCATATTAAATATGGCTGTGAACTCCATGTTTCCATATTTATTACAATTTATCCCCCTCTTTAATGTGTCGTGCCTAGCCATTTCAATTTTCAacccttcttctcttctactaCTCCGTATTATTACCGTATAGTATAGTAGTAACACTACTAGTAGTTAGGGGGTGAATAGTAGCACTAATCTACGTACCATCCCATATGGTAGTTGTAGCTTCAAACATCATTGACTGCATTTAACTATGATGGATTTGAGAAAGGACAgaggtaattaaaatttattattttttattattcttttttagttattaatttttttaatttaataatttaataatatattttaatttatattttagatatttaattatatttaattaataaacaaaaataataaattgtaatgatattttagtattttaNNNNNNNNNNNNNNNNNNNNNNNNNNNNNNNNTCAATTTGTGATACTCATCAGTCGTTTCAGTCCATAAAAAGACCGTTGCATTGCATCGCCTGGCAGTTATTTCATTCGTGCATTATTGCTTAAATCAAAGAGagacaaaaataactaaacatGTTACATTACTGTTTATAAAACTGACAACACACTACAATATTTTGCCATCTTAATCGGTGCCCTTCTCAGCAGTCATGTTTCTTTATGAATTCAAATTTGTATTAAacctttgttgttgtttaattacGTCTAAAAGAACAAATATATTTGCAcgatatcaaaattaaactcattttaTATTAATATAAAGGCACGATATCAAATCAAGATTAAAAAGAGTACTAGAGTAGGTTAAATTTAAGTATTATGGATCTCAAGTCTCAAGTGCAATTTTTAGGCAGAATGAAGCACGCGTAAAGTGCATTTGTGGAGTACAGTAAAGTGCATTATTATGCAGAAATGTTGCCCTTTGTGGCTGTGTAGATGAAATTTTAATTTGTATTGTTGCTTTAAGTTACTTTTCTATAGTTTCAACATCTTTCTGTAACTGTGTTGCTTTCCCTTGAACCAAAGAACATTCTGCATGGAAGAATGTGCATCCCGATGATACAAATTAAAGGGTGCAGCTTTGTTCCTTTCAccctttatttttttcttgattAGTTTTTCGTTGCAAGTATTACCATTCGTATTTTCACTCTTCCCCCTTTTCAAAGCAATGCATGCTTGCATGACCATCATTTGCATCATTATTCATAACTAAAGTCTGATGCATGGCAGACGAAATTGATATCATCACTTCACAATCATTACTAActcataaaataattagttaattttctTAACAaggatataataattaattattttttcaaacaTAAAATGTTTTTTTCTTTGAACAAGGATATGTACCTATGGAATGAAAGTTTTAATATACattattaaattttgattgaaaGCATTTTTTTAGAAaggataaagtattaaattggtgtCCTATGTTTAGATGTAATATTGTTTTGgtttttaaggtttaaagtgtcatatttgaatctaaaaaagtttcatttaacttCAATATAGTTCCACCACGTgatgtcaaagttaaataattaatgaaatattctacatgacagcagtacaagaacaaagtcgataatctggagaataaATACAAGTTTTAGAGGTACAAAATCAACTGtgaatgcatcaatacatttatttatcattttttttacaatttaaatgaaatattttttatagaaCTAAGGTAAATGATAAATACATGTATTGATACATTCACGATTGATTTCTCCATATTATCGATTGAGGAGTGCTAGGGtgcagtaacttttgtgatttgtagctatcaaataaccatcaatgatgattttaatggtgtgagattgatgtgagatttcatccaatggctcactttttcttgctggttacatgctggccagaatttgaaaaagttgctggctcctagacttttccttatcgattttgttcttgtgctgctgtcatgtaggacatttgGATGAGTGAATTTGATAGGCAAGGAGTCAACACGTGGAGACGTGTTGTCCACGTGGCAACATTCTGACCAACACTCAGGTGACGTATTGAATAATTTCCACAATACTATAATATACTTCAAATGCCAATATTCAAACAAAATACATCTCTATttccatattaaaaatattttccttgTTTTTTAGTTTGGACTTATGTTGAAGTAAAAAAGTGTTCCACGtacataattataattattaatttttgataAAAGTCTTCCACATATGTACTATACTGATATACATAGTactactaataaataaataaataaataaaattgtgtCTGGTGTACTTATTACTGTCTATCTCGTCACACTCTTGGAAGAGGCTCGCTCATACCCGTCGAAGAAATGGATAATcaaaaaataagatgaattaaagagtatatatatatatatatatagggtttAGTTATCGCAATGTAAGCTGCTCAATATCAATGTTTTATATACTACTGCCTTGTGTTTGTAGTAATTATACGAATAATGAAAACAACAAATAATTGTGAATGTTAAAACAATCAAATATTAATGAGTAGATGTCAGGGTAATTTAGTGTTTTTACATACACTCTACAAGTACATATTAGCTAGGGAAAGTTTATATTTATCATCACAATGCAAGCTTATCCTGAGGAAAATCTTCACCTAAATAACGAAATTATTATTTCTTACTTATCCAATAATTTGTTCATGGCTTTATTATTAAGACTTGTGATATATATAGTTAATAACTAGCAGAAACAGTAGTAGCATTAGATAGTATAAGCTAAGGTAGGTGAAACATATGAAAAGTAGTAATAAGCAAATTAATTAAAGGCCCTGTATATATAAATAAATCTTGTTTAATAAACGCACACACTATCTCATCCATCAGGCTCTAATAATATTAACTCCATGTATGCCTTCATCACCTAATAACAAGGGGATTTGATGAGGacataaacaaattaaaataccACCCAGAAACAGTAGAAGAAATTAAATTCCTAAACTAGACATACATGATGAGAACGATAACAGAATAACTAAGGatgttattttaaatattataatatttaagagacgtagtagtagtagtagtagaagTAGAATATAGAGTTAATTATAATAGAAGGAGAAGGGTTAAGAAAGAATTAAGTAGAAGAGGATGGGGGAATGATGAGAAGGTTTTTTTTAGCGAGGTTGTGTTTATTGTTATGCATCCAAACCTTGAGGACTCTGCGTTTGACTCCAATCTCGTTGCAGTCTTCACCCGCTCGTCCTGCTCGTCCGAGTGCTCCGACGACGGCATGGGGCCTATGTTGTAGGGCATTATCATCTGCGCCGGGGGCACCGTTCTCGACGGAAGGATGTTACCGCCGCCAGCAGTAGGGTAACcgagatgatgatgatggtgcatGTTCTTGTGAAGGAACTTTCTAGAAGCGGCGAGGTGCCTGGTGGCGGTGTtgaagtggtggtggtggtactCCAGCAAGGGCGGGGGTGGGGCTGAAGGCTCGCCTTGGATTTCCTTTCGGTGGAAGTTTCTGTGGCAGCGGCAGGCGGAGCAGGTGAGGGCTTCCATGGTGCCGTGGTCTCCGCTTGGCATGAACTCGCCACAACCGTCGGTGGCATTTCCTCCCATGGCGGCGGCATGGTTCTTGAGGCACTCTCTGTACCTGACGAGCGgcaccaccacctcctcctcctcttcctcctcctgctTGCTATTGTAGGGTCCATTGTCGAGCGGGTGCATAGAGGAGCCATTGGAAGGGTTTTGGGTGTGGTGAATGTTGATGTGGGCGCCATGGCCATTGCCACCATAATTGGCGGTGGTGTTTACTGCGATTGGTATATCTCCTTCTTGACTCGAAAGTTCCATTCTGTTTTTTCAAACCCTATATACTATCTATGTTTGAAAAGCAAAGCCAAGAAACACATCCACTGAAGAGAGAGGTAGAATAATCCAGTGTTTTGCCCTAATTAGCTAGCTTGTTAATTAACTaaggcagaagaagaagaagagaggaaatTAAAGAGGAGGAATGAGAATTTAGGGCATGGGAATGAACTACTAGCGATGATGCATGAGATACACACTAGTTGAAGAGGATTTGAAAAATGGAGAAGTAATGGATGGAGGTTGGTTTGATAGTGAAGCAGTAAAGCAAGAGCTtatagaaagagagagaaagagagagacgaaaataattttatttttgtatttcaaTTAACAACCAAATCAAATTTCTCTTCTTACAAATCCATACTTTTAACACACACATCCAACTCCTTCtcatattcattttttttttctttatatctcTATCTATCCCTATATTTTGTACAGTTACATGTCTATAACGATTATGTGTGTGTTTGAATTGGTGTTTATTAAACTACAACTTAAATGAACATAATTTTAtagaatttattttgaaaagaagtAAATTTGTGCTCATCCTTGAgtgtgaaaaaaaaatgatggattatatttttataatattagaaagacaaaaaaatagttataatttgtcttatttaatatttattaattatagtagtaattaataaattttaaataaataaaataaatttaactaattttagctaaatttttttattatcaaatatttttattctagGTCAGTGTATTAAAATAAAGATGATAATAAATtagtaacatatatatatatagtactaGTACACGTAGCAGAGGTGATATAATTAGCTAGGGTTGTTTTGGGTGATAGTGGGAATCTTTCTTCACGCGCCAGCATTACTGGTAAGggaaaactaattaaaacacTATAACTAAATCATTGTTTGTTGCTGTGTGCAATTGCTTCTTGTGGTGTTGTGTCGAGAAATAGTTTGCTCAACATGTCAATGATGTCCCTTTGGAATACAACCAGCAACTGAATTTCATTCAGATTTAGCACATGTGAGAGAGAAATATAACCACACCTATAAGCTAGCTATGCTACACACAAAGACAATAAAAACATGCTTACTtagttcttctttaatttcaataatATTACACAATTAATTAATAAACATCAATAACATTTTTATTATAAAGATGGTGGTAAAAAAAGGGTTACCAGGACGTCACGGCTGCTCTGTAAAGCTGGTATTTACACATTCTACTGGGAAGTTGGAAAAGGATtccctcttttcttttttgttaatttatttgtttataataataataataataattgatcgCAATCGCTTTATTCTTTTATTATCCTTACCTTTATTCCAGTTTCTACGCCACATTTAATTAAGACTACTTTATATCCATCTTTGAGAGTTTTGTTTTTATCTCGGTTGTCTCTTGTTCTAGTAATTCTGCATGAatattactttttctttgttactttttttttcttcttttttgtctcGGACAAAATTATGCtctgtttcttttctctttttgtaatTTGTCAAGAGCTGCTCCAAACGTATGATGCACTTAAAGAGGCCACACACACTTTTATTTTTTGGTTGTCAGATTTATTAATAATATCAAATGCTAATGAAGATGTTAATTAAGGAGACTTTACAATTTGGATTTGAGATTAGTGAGAAACGAGAAGGGAAGAGTGGTGGTGGGAAGAAGGGTCCACAGGAATAAATAGTGTTGATGACAGATGAGATGGGATCACAATTTTCAAGATGCTtcttcaattcattcattcattcattcagagCCCCCCAATGCAATTGCGTAATTGTGTTTGTGTATTCTCTTTCTCTCTGATGTCGCTTTTTCTTTTGGGAAAACCACATATATAACATACATATGATATGCCCAGACCCATTACCCATTAGCtaattattactaatatttttttatatatataatatttcatcTCATGTTTTGTCATGTAACTTATTACTCACACAAGCACAAACACGTTTCACTTTCACCCATACCATACCGTATAGTACTATTGCTACTGTGCATATTTTAGAATGCATAGTAATCTATGTGTGTTTGAAACTAGTTTACAGTAATCTATTTGGATGATTCAATATTTGTGTATATCGAGAATAAGTGATGATAACTACTTTGATTTCTACAAATCCATAAACTCATTTATATTCTTTAGAGGTGCATTGTTTTGAACTTTTAATGCATCACTTGCTTGTACACTTATTAGTTTAGGAAAAGTATATAGTGAATAACGTAAAGAAtggttaaaaaaaaagtaaaattaattttaaatttcagattcttaattaattaattattatcagattttaaaatttaaaaatttaggaTTAGCACCCATAAACACATTTACACTACGTACGGTTCTCCCATCCCACTAGGATTAGTATCTAAATATATTTAGATTACGTATGGTTATTCTTAATCCCACAATAACTATAATTTCGATGTTCGTACTAGTCTCTCTTAAATCTACCACCATATCCCACCGTGGTCGCCAGAGACAACCGTTTAGACGCAGAAGAACACCGGCGCCTTCCTCACTGTCGCATAAGTTTTTTTCCCAACCCTTCTCAGTGTCGCCATTTTGTACCCCACCAGCTCTCCTCACCGGCGTCGATCTCTCCCTCAACGCTCATCATCATCGCAGCCGAGCTCTTGACGCCGTCGCTGCGTCGACCACCAGCCTCGCTCATCGTCGTTGTCCGGCCAGGTTGCTGCTGTCGGCTGCAGCCGCGTGAGTTATGCCACCGAACGCGTTTTCCATGCGCTGCTGCGGCTATCTCGTGTTCTACGGGCATCGCTGCTGCTGCCTCGCGATTCTTGGGTGGCGCTGCTAGCCTGCTACTGTTTCGTTGCCATCCTCCTTCTGCCGCCGTGATTcatccttttcttcttcctcttcttctttttctttttagaatGTGATTCGTATTAAGAACAAACATTCCATTTGTATGAAAAATAAACATCTTGTTTGTAGGAAAAATAAACATCTGAATTAGATTTAAATAGATACAATGAAAATTTGCTAGATGTTTATTTTACTAGGTATATGGAtgcttatttttattctaaactgaCGTTCTTGATAGAGAAGAAACTCGACGGCGTTGAGGTTGGCTGGTGAGGAAGGGACCGACGGCGCAATGAGGGTTTGGGGAGGGGTATGCGGCGGTAAAAAAGTTAGAAAGTAAATGGTTAAAATGTAAAAGGTGAAAGTAGGATTTTTGAAAGGATAATTTGTGatggaaaaatattaaaaataaaaaataattattaaaaataataaattttaatattttttaaatatacaatttaatttttttgtattatataCTTGACATAATTGTTAAGTTTATGTTGCAAAATAGAGCATATAATTACATCCCAAAAAAAGAAAGGAACGACTCATCAAGAAATTACTAAGATGAAAGGAACACAATAAGTCTATCAGTCTGCCAGAAGATTATATTAGAGgatttaattaatttagttacaATTGTTTGATGTAAAAGTGTTTCCTTTATAACCATGTAAAACAGCTACACTCATGCGTAtagtatatataattatatatagtaTAGCCTGGCTAGCAAAAGGGGCTTTAATTGGAATTTGGTAAATCCAGAGAACATTATTATATATCTATTGTTTTGTTACATCATTGAAGATTCAAAGGTTAGTGTTGATTACCTGCTATATATATTGTGCTTTTCTTTTTGCAAGCGGACAAGAAATGAAAGGAATATTACATGAAAGATCAGAGTAGATGTTCCCAATGAAAAGCTAAAACTTTTTTAGCTTACATTGATTAAAAAGCAAATTATTCAGTGACCaaataaacaagaaaagtaaattctatTCTTGGTCAACTAGATTTGATCCTCATGATACATAATTTGTAGTTTGCTTTCTTTTCCATAAGATGCTCAACTTTGTTGCTAATTATGTATATATACTATCACCAACCCGTTTTCCTAGGTGCCCTTGTCTTAGGAAACCGATGGTACCTTTATTAGGCCAATCATTTTCCATTAACGAATCAGATTAGCTTGTTAGATTGGATTGGTTCCATcctcctttaatttaatttggatGATTTGGTTTCGACATGCTTGTCATCATGAAGACAAGCAGCGAAATAATTCGTTTCCTTATAAAAAGCTACTAACACATGTGTTTTATTATCATATATACACCTGTGTTTGCACATTTGGAGGCCAAGGTTTATGTTTTGCATTATTTAATAGTCACAATAACTTTGGTTTTATGGAGTTTGTACGGTAAGGAAGTCGGGTTTAATTTTCTTgcagaaaaggacaaataggtccttaatTTTTTGTCCCGCAGACATTTTTGtttctgaccattgaaaaatatttttaagtccctgaccttcataaaatttggacggatcagtccctccgtccaaatgcctccgtcagggactgatctgtccaagttttgtgaaggtcagagacttaaaagtattttttaatggtcAAGGATGAAAATATCCGCAGGACAAAATGTTAgaaacctatttgtccttttctcattTTCTTGCTGACAGAAAAAGAATTAACAGTTATTTAGCTATTATGTATCTCTTTAAATTACATNNNNNNNNNNNNNNNNNNNNNNNNNNNNNNNNNNNNNNNNNNNNNNNNNNNNNNNNNNNNNNNNNNNNNNNNNNNNNNNNNNNNNNNNNNNNNNNNNNNNNNNNNNNNNNNNNNNNNNNNNNNNNNNNNNNNNNNNNNNNNNNNNNNNNNNNNNNNNNNNNNNNNNNNNNNNNNNNNNNNNNNNNNNNNNNNNNNNNNNNNNNNNNNNNNNNNNNNNNNNNNNNNNNNNNNNNNNNNNNNNNNNNNNNNNNNNNNNNNNNNNNNNNNNNNNNNNNNNNNNNNNNNNNNNNNNNNNNNNNNNNNNNNNNNNNNNNNNNNNNNNNNNNNNNNNNNNNNNNNNNNNNNNNNNNNNNNNNNNNNNNNNNNNNNNNNNNNNNNNNNNNNNNNNNNNNNNNNNNNNNNNNNNNNNNNNNNNNNNNNNNNNNNNNNNNNNNNNNNNNNNNNNNNNNNNNNNNTTAATAAATATCTTAAAAAATTCCAAaatctaataaaatttattattttttttgtcagcACTTTTAGTATGAGTCCAATTTTTTTAGTCTCACAATCTAATAACATATTTTTAATGTACACTTCTAAACATTGTTGATTAAATTCTGTAAACCTTCTatatcattcttcttatcttaAAGGACACTTATTATTAAGTAATTTGAAGCGCTAGAAGAGGAGGCAAGTGTCCACCACCACGACAAACATTGATGACAGACATGATTCTTGCATGCTAGCTTCCCTTCCTACTCATGGACAATTTAACTTTTCATCCTACCTTTTTTTCTGTGAGTCATAAAATGTAGGAAATGAATTGAAAGGAAGGATCATTTTTCACTCTTGCACAGGCAAAGGCAcatgcacacacacacacacttacTTACACTTTGGTTCCTTAAGCTTCAATTTCAAATGTTCAGAATGTGTGTTGTACTGTATGTGTGTAGTGTAACAACTTTATTAATTTCTTTCCTTCCAATCTTTATAATAATGATCTTAGTCCGAATCCACCATAGTAATGGACAATCATTTTACCATCATATTATGCACTTGATTAACACGAAAGATTATAAATTATGTGAAGAATTAAGCATAATATATAGAAAGCATTGAATGAATTAAAGCAAATTGGGGGGTAGGGTGTGTGGGATTAGGGGGACCCCATTCTTCTCCTTTGCTTATTATATATGATGATGAAAAGCAAGGACAAGTAGCCGTTGGGAACATTCCCATTGCTTTAAATATTTG is from Arachis ipaensis cultivar K30076 chromosome B01, Araip1.1, whole genome shotgun sequence and encodes:
- the LOC107619596 gene encoding LOW QUALITY PROTEIN: zinc-finger homeodomain protein 4 (The sequence of the model RefSeq protein was modified relative to this genomic sequence to represent the inferred CDS: deleted 2 bases in 1 codon), which produces MELSSQEGDIPIAVNTTANYGGNGHGAHINIHHTQNPSNGSSMHPLDNGPYNSKQEEEEEEEVVVPLVRYRECLKNHAAAMGGNATDGCGEFMPSGDHGTMEALTCSACRCHRNFHRKEIQGEPSAPPPPLLEYHHHHFNTATRHLAASRKFLHKNMHHHHHLGYPTAGGGNILPSRTVPPAQMIMPYNIGPMPSSEHSDEQDEREDCNEIGVKRRVLKVWMHNNKHNLAKKNLLIIPPSSST